One stretch of Streptomyces sp. NBC_00443 DNA includes these proteins:
- a CDS encoding carbohydrate ABC transporter permease, giving the protein MSQATPSLSRTRHSLAPWARIVALAVCALLTLGPVLWTVSTSLRTPAEAFDLPPRIIPTDPSVEAYRGVFDQIDVWLLALNSTLVTALIAVGQMITAGLAGYAFARLEFRFKKPLFGLVLATMMVPLQVTIVPVFLVLKSMGLTDTLLALIIPAFPTAFGTFLMRQYFLGMPKDLGEAAMLDGCGPWRIFRSVYAPLAAPGLAIVGVLAFNYHWNEFFRPLILETSGQNYTLPLGLVSLQGNLGTGSISVVLAGVVLSMIPAVAVFVVGQRPLREGITSAGVNR; this is encoded by the coding sequence ATGAGCCAAGCAACCCCGTCCCTGAGCCGGACCCGGCACTCGCTCGCGCCGTGGGCCCGGATCGTCGCGCTGGCGGTGTGCGCGCTGCTGACCCTGGGCCCGGTCCTGTGGACCGTCTCCACCTCGTTGCGTACTCCGGCCGAGGCCTTCGACCTGCCACCGAGGATCATCCCGACGGACCCGTCCGTCGAGGCGTACCGCGGGGTGTTCGACCAGATCGACGTATGGCTGCTCGCCCTGAACTCGACACTGGTGACCGCGCTGATCGCGGTGGGCCAGATGATCACGGCGGGACTGGCCGGATACGCCTTCGCGCGCCTCGAATTCCGGTTCAAGAAGCCGCTGTTCGGGCTGGTCCTCGCGACCATGATGGTGCCGTTGCAGGTCACGATCGTGCCGGTGTTCCTGGTGCTGAAGTCGATGGGGCTGACCGACACCCTGCTCGCTCTGATCATCCCGGCCTTCCCGACCGCGTTCGGCACCTTCCTGATGCGCCAGTACTTCCTGGGCATGCCCAAGGACCTGGGCGAGGCGGCGATGCTGGACGGCTGCGGGCCGTGGCGGATCTTCCGGTCCGTGTACGCCCCGCTGGCCGCGCCCGGACTCGCGATCGTCGGAGTGCTGGCCTTCAACTACCACTGGAACGAGTTCTTCCGCCCGCTGATCCTGGAGACCTCCGGCCAGAACTACACGCTGCCGCTGGGCCTCGTCTCCCTCCAGGGCAACCTCGGCACCGGCTCGATCTCCGTGGTGCTCGCCGGTGTCGTCCTCTCCATGATCCCCGCCGTCGCCGTGTTCGTCGTCGGTCAGCGCCCTCTGCGTGAGGGCATCACGTCCGCAGGAGTCAACCGTTGA
- a CDS encoding glycoside hydrolase family 32 protein, which translates to MSLTAQSPDPSAPRFRVRPPANWINDPNGPFRWRGRHHLFYQHNPAAPVHTNVHWGHVSSADLLRWEHHPIALAPTPGGPDEAGCWSGCVVDDDGTPTAVYTGVDRHHTGLGTICLARAVVPEDETLTDWKPLPTPVVTGPPADLDVVMFRDPFVFRSGGRRWALVGAGHADGTPSVLLYDCDDLADWRFAGVFLNGDDPVAAAAFGDGATGWECPQLCSTAGGDWVLVLSLWDGNPCTTGYLTGRLRPYGKGELRFAARTGGRLDHGRDFYAPAVLQEPDRALMWGWSWEAREQAAVDRVGWAGVLTAPRVVDVHPDGTLRAVPAPELELLRAAEPFVTSTGGPAALPGAYDLAVTASARTTVSLLRSASDAQLTVVLDPDAGTVTLDRGDWPRTGREGSEPIVVRAPAGEVRVLVDGSLFELFVGDRAMVTERVYRRPDDIPELLVTGSGATVTGWELVPPTRG; encoded by the coding sequence TTGAGCCTCACCGCTCAGTCCCCGGATCCCAGCGCCCCGCGCTTCCGGGTGCGTCCCCCCGCCAACTGGATCAACGACCCCAACGGGCCCTTCCGTTGGCGGGGCCGCCACCACCTCTTCTACCAGCACAATCCCGCCGCTCCCGTGCACACGAACGTCCACTGGGGGCATGTCTCCAGCGCCGACCTCCTCCGGTGGGAGCACCATCCGATCGCGCTCGCCCCGACGCCCGGCGGCCCGGACGAGGCGGGCTGCTGGTCCGGGTGCGTGGTCGACGACGACGGCACACCGACCGCGGTGTACACGGGCGTCGACCGCCACCACACCGGCCTCGGCACGATATGCCTGGCGCGCGCGGTGGTCCCGGAGGACGAGACGCTCACCGACTGGAAGCCGCTGCCGACACCGGTCGTGACCGGCCCGCCGGCCGACCTGGACGTGGTGATGTTCCGCGACCCGTTCGTGTTCAGGAGCGGTGGACGCCGCTGGGCACTGGTCGGCGCCGGGCACGCCGACGGGACACCCTCGGTGCTGCTGTACGACTGTGACGACCTGGCCGACTGGCGGTTCGCGGGGGTGTTCCTGAACGGCGACGACCCGGTCGCGGCGGCTGCCTTCGGGGACGGGGCGACGGGCTGGGAATGCCCCCAGCTGTGCTCGACGGCGGGCGGCGACTGGGTGCTGGTGCTGTCGCTGTGGGACGGAAACCCCTGCACCACCGGTTATCTGACGGGCCGTCTGCGGCCGTACGGCAAGGGCGAGTTGCGCTTCGCGGCGCGCACTGGCGGACGGCTCGATCACGGGCGGGACTTCTACGCCCCTGCCGTGCTCCAGGAGCCGGACCGGGCGCTGATGTGGGGCTGGTCGTGGGAGGCCCGTGAGCAGGCGGCGGTCGATCGCGTGGGCTGGGCCGGGGTCCTGACCGCGCCGAGGGTCGTGGACGTGCATCCGGACGGGACCCTGCGGGCCGTACCGGCGCCGGAGCTCGAACTGCTGCGTGCGGCCGAGCCGTTCGTCACGTCGACGGGCGGCCCTGCCGCGCTTCCGGGGGCGTACGACCTGGCCGTCACCGCGTCCGCCCGCACCACAGTCAGTCTGCTCCGGTCCGCCTCGGACGCCCAGCTGACGGTGGTTCTGGACCCGGACGCCGGCACCGTGACGCTCGACCGCGGCGACTGGCCGCGGACAGGACGTGAGGGATCGGAACCGATCGTGGTGCGGGCCCCGGCCGGTGAGGTGCGGGTTCTCGTCGACGGCTCGCTGTTCGAGCTGTTCGTCGGCGATCGGGCGATGGTCACCGAACGGGTCTACCGGCGACCGGACGACATCCCCGAGCTCCTCGTCACGGGATCGGGGGCCACGGTCACCGGCTGGGAGCTGGTCCCACCGACGCGCGGCTGA
- a CDS encoding LacI family DNA-binding transcriptional regulator: MGGTEEKQPTGSARPTSRDVARLAGVSHTAVSFVFNGRAEGNLSPATQERIRRAATELGYRPDPVARGLRRRRTAVIGLVTDEIATSPFAGRLLRGAMETAWDSEHLVLTIDSGGDPAKEDAAVAELLDRRVDGIIYAAMSLRRVRVPEGLHRTHSVLANCLPEDDSLPAVIPAERAGGRTAARLLLEEGHRRVAMVGGQDDLASVDRLRGFRDALRAEGITVPKEWVVRTGGEITGGFEGALRVFDGVPADLRPTGIFCYNDRVAAGALHAATRLGIAVPGELSVVGYDDQEHMAEFLTPPLTTVALPHRAMGDAAARLVLDAIDTGRTPPATVRRLACPVISRASVGPAPSR, encoded by the coding sequence ATGGGCGGCACCGAGGAGAAGCAGCCGACGGGATCGGCGCGCCCGACGTCACGGGACGTGGCCCGGCTGGCCGGGGTGTCGCACACGGCGGTCTCCTTCGTCTTCAACGGCCGCGCCGAGGGCAACCTCTCGCCCGCCACGCAGGAACGCATCCGCCGCGCCGCGACCGAGCTCGGCTACCGCCCCGACCCCGTCGCCCGTGGCCTGCGCCGCCGCCGTACGGCCGTGATCGGCCTGGTCACCGACGAGATCGCCACCTCGCCCTTCGCCGGCCGGCTGCTGCGCGGCGCCATGGAGACCGCCTGGGACAGCGAGCACCTCGTGCTGACCATCGACTCCGGCGGCGACCCCGCCAAGGAGGACGCCGCCGTCGCCGAACTCCTCGACCGACGCGTGGACGGCATCATCTACGCGGCCATGTCACTGCGCCGTGTCCGCGTCCCCGAGGGCCTGCACCGCACGCACTCCGTCCTCGCCAACTGCCTGCCCGAGGACGACTCCCTGCCCGCCGTCATCCCCGCCGAGCGTGCGGGCGGCCGTACGGCGGCGCGGCTGCTGCTGGAGGAGGGGCACCGCAGGGTCGCCATGGTGGGCGGCCAGGACGACCTCGCCTCCGTCGACCGGCTGCGCGGCTTCCGGGACGCACTGCGCGCCGAGGGCATCACGGTCCCCAAGGAGTGGGTCGTCCGCACCGGCGGTGAGATCACCGGCGGGTTCGAGGGCGCGCTGCGCGTCTTCGACGGCGTCCCCGCCGACCTGCGTCCCACCGGGATCTTCTGCTACAACGACCGGGTCGCGGCGGGCGCCCTGCACGCCGCGACCCGGCTCGGCATCGCCGTCCCCGGCGAGTTGTCGGTGGTCGGCTACGACGACCAGGAACACATGGCCGAGTTCCTCACCCCGCCCCTCACCACGGTCGCGCTGCCCCACCGGGCGATGGGCGATGCGGCCGCACGGCTGGTTCTCGACGCCATCGACACCGGCCGGACACCGCCCGCGACGGTGCGGCGCCTGGCCTGCCCGGTGATCAGCCGCGCGTCGGTGGGACCAGCTCCCAGCCGGTGA